The DNA region CTTTACATAGTAACAAAAGGGAAAAAAGGTAAACTTAAAAATGAGACTTAGCTGCATATAAATATTAATTTTCCTGTGGAATTATAGCTAAGCAGTAAAGTAAATGGAGAACTTAGACAGAATTAATACACATTAGTAAGTACTATTATCCTTATACTCAATAAAAGTACAATTATTACTAAAATAATATAATAGAATATTAATAAAAACTCGCACTTTTGAAGTACGAGTTTTAGAGGCTTACATATGTAAATCTTCAATATAGTCCTTTAAAGATTCCTGCCACTGTTTTGTTATATCACCTGTGGTAAGCTCCAGCATATAATTTCTAAGTACAGAATATTTAGGCCTTTTAGCTGGCCTTGGAAATTCTTCTGTAGTACATGGAATAACATTTACATCAATATTTTTTAGTCTAAATATCTCCTTAGCAAAATCATACCATGTACATACACCTTTGCAGGTACAGTGAAATAGTCCATAATTTTTATCATCTAAAAGTTTTATTATTACCTTAGCTAAATCTACAGTGCTGGTAGGAGTACCAACTTGATCATCTACCACCTTTAATTCACTGTGATTTTCACTTAATTTTATCATAGTCTTTACAAAATTATTTCCATCCCCATATAGCCATGCAGTTCTAACAATGTAATGTTTTGGATTTAGAGTTTTAACAAAGTTTTCTCCATCTAATTTAGTTCTTCCATATACTGTTTGAGGATCAGGTGTGTCAAACTCTGTGAGTTCAGTGTTTCCTTCTCCATTAAATACATAATCAGTAGAGACCTGCACAATCTCGGCCTCTATATTATAAGCAGCGGAAGCTAAATTTTTAGGCCCTATGGCATTAATTTTATAGGCTAGATCTATCTGCTCCTCACATTTATCCACCTGTGTATGAGCTGCGCAATTTATAATTACGTCTGGTTTATGTTCAGTTACAAATTTATTTACTGCCTTCACATCTGTTATATCCAGATCCTTTACATCTGTAGGAATAAGTTCAACGTCTTTTCCTTTGTACTGCTTTTGAAGTTCTCTTCCAAGTTGTCCGTTTGCTCCCGTTATTAATATTTTCACCATTATCAACTCCTAAAATTATATTAATCAACTATGATAAGGGATAATATGAAATTTAAACCTATATTCCATTCTTTATTATATATGTGTTACATACAACTTTCAATAGAAGCGTTGGTAAAACTCCTACTCTCTTTGTTATCAAATCGACCATCGGTTTTCATGCTAGCCATTATTCTTACCCAATGCTCATCTAAATCAAGTCCTGTTGCAATTTGCACTGAGGTCATTCCTGGGTCTATGGTGTATCTCACCCAATCACTATCATCAATTTTAACTGCTAATATGGCAGGGTACGTGCTTGGTGATTTGTCTAATACTATAGCAGTAATTTGTGCAGTGCCTTTTACTTTTGCATAAATCTCATGTCCTTGCTGAGTTACATTTCTTTTAACATATTTTACATAATAATTCTCTGTAGGATTATACCCATACAATACCATCTTTTTAACTAATGATGCCTATTGCGAATTGAAAAATTTTACTTTATATTAAAAAAGAGCGTGGTATAAGTTTATATTTTTCTTAGTATATAGATATATTTACTTCCAAATATTCCTCAAAATAGCAATGTTGCTTTCCATGTTCCAATTCAGATAAAAACTTCATTAATAATTCTATTAATAATATAAATAAGTATATAATTTACAATTATTTTATGCCATTATTGAATTAAGTAAATTAAAAAAACATTACAAGACTTTAAGGATCACTTTAGACATATGTGTAACCTTTTTAAATAGAACTTATTAAACCTCTTGAATTTCTTTCTAAATATGTAGAAATTACTACCAGAATAATTCCAAGTACTATAAAAATAATATTATTATATGTAAAAAATTTCAAATAATCACTGATGATTGAGTCTACGATTATTTTTATAGTAGGTATGCCTACGGCTATATTATCAGTAAATCTAGAAAATATACCCACAAGAGATGGAAATAAAGATAATAACCCTCCAGCTATGAGAGAATAAACAATCTAACTGATGAAGATAGCTAGATTATTGTGTTCCATAATAAATAAAAGTACTGCAATAATAATAAGTAAAATAATTATAATATAGAATAAGAGTTAGAGTTTTGATAACCAATTAATCATATTGAATTAATATGATATATAATATATAATACAAAGATAACAATATAGAGAAGATATGAAAAAATAAAAATATAATAAGAAGTTTAATAACATTAAAATATTTTTAAGAAAATGTAATTACACAATATTCCATATTTTCTTGTAATGGTTATAAAATGATGATACAATAAACACACAATATGAAATTCACAAAGTGTTCATAAGAAAAGAATTGACTGTATTGAAATGTTAATAATTTGTGCCATTGTTTATGGGTTCAACTAGATATGAAAAATATAAAAAGGGTAAAAGGGGGAATCTATGTTGCAAAATGCAGAAATAAGGGAAAATATTGAAACTGCTGAATATTCAAAAAGTTTCATGTATTTTTTTCTAAAAAGATTACTGGACATATTTGGTTCAGTAATTGGAATTATTCTTTTAAGTCCTGTCATAATAATAACCGCAATAGCAATTAAACTTGATTCTAAAGGTCCTGTACTATTCTCTCAAGAGAGAGTGGGAAAAAATGGCAAGCTATTTAAAATGTATAAATTCAGATCTATGGTAGTAAATGCAGAGGAATTATTAGTAAAATTAAAAGATAAAAATGAAATGTCTGGTCCAATGTTCAAGATGAAAGAAGATCCTAGAATAACTAGAGTTGGTAAATTCATAAGAAAGACAAGCCTTGATGAACTCCCACAGCTATTTAATATAATTAAAGGGGATATGTCAATGGTTGGACCAAGACCAAATCTACCAAGTGAGGTAGCTGAATTCAGTGATTATCATAAATTAAAGCTTCTTGCAAAACCAGGACTAACTTGTTATTGGCAGGTTATGGGTAGAAATGAGATAGGTTTTGAGGATTGGATGAAGCTTGATATAAAGTATATAGAAGAAAGAAATATATGGATAGATATAAAATTAATAGTTAAGACATTCTTTGTATTGTTTGGAGATAAGAATGCTCATTAAATATATAGAGACAGATAGATTAAGGAGGAACGATTAGATGAAAATAGTTGTAGCAGGAACTGGATATGTAGGTCTGGTAAGTGGAGCTTGCTTATCAGAGGTAGGACATAATGTAACTTGTGTAGATATTGATGAAAAAAAGGTTCAACTTATGAAGGATGGTATTTCTCCAATATATGAACCAGGGTTAGATGATTTATTAAAGAGAAACTATAGTGAAGGTAGACTTGATTTTACTACAGATTATAAAAACGCATATAAAGATGCAGATGTAATCTTTATAGGAGTAGGTACTCCTGAAAAATCAGATGGTTCAGCTAATCTGGATTATGTTTATATAGTAGCGAGACAAATTGCACAAAATGTAACTAAGGATTGTTTAGTAGTAGTTAAATCTACAGTACCTATAGGAACTAATGATGAAGTAGAAGAATTTCTTAAGGACAATTTAGTGAATGACGTACATATAGAAGTAGCATCAAATCCGGAATTTTTAGCACAGGGTACAGCAGTTAAGGATACACTTTATGCTAAACGTATTGTAGTTGGAGTAGAATCTGAATATGCAAAAAATATTATGAGAGAAATCTACAATAGATTCAATCAGCCTATTGTAGTGACAGATAGAAGAAGTGCAG from Clostridium pasteurianum BC1 includes:
- the rfbD gene encoding dTDP-4-dehydrorhamnose reductase, with amino-acid sequence MKILITGANGQLGRELQKQYKGKDVELIPTDVKDLDITDVKAVNKFVTEHKPDVIINCAAHTQVDKCEEQIDLAYKINAIGPKNLASAAYNIEAEIVQVSTDYVFNGEGNTELTEFDTPDPQTVYGRTKLDGENFVKTLNPKHYIVRTAWLYGDGNNFVKTMIKLSENHSELKVVDDQVGTPTSTVDLAKVIIKLLDDKNYGLFHCTCKGVCTWYDFAKEIFRLKNIDVNVIPCTTEEFPRPAKRPKYSVLRNYMLELTTGDITKQWQESLKDYIEDLHM
- a CDS encoding sugar transferase, with amino-acid sequence MLQNAEIRENIETAEYSKSFMYFFLKRLLDIFGSVIGIILLSPVIIITAIAIKLDSKGPVLFSQERVGKNGKLFKMYKFRSMVVNAEELLVKLKDKNEMSGPMFKMKEDPRITRVGKFIRKTSLDELPQLFNIIKGDMSMVGPRPNLPSEVAEFSDYHKLKLLAKPGLTCYWQVMGRNEIGFEDWMKLDIKYIEERNIWIDIKLIVKTFFVLFGDKNAH